Proteins encoded within one genomic window of Solibaculum mannosilyticum:
- a CDS encoding L-lactate dehydrogenase has product MIKGKISIIGAGFVGSTTAYTLMINGLASEIVLVDLDREKAESDAMDMNHGMSFLSPVKVTAGDYSAVKGSDIIIITAGVSQKPGESRIDLLKRNAQIFRDIVGQLKPYSGDNTIWLIVTNPVDILTTITCKLSGLPYNRVIGSGTVLDTARLKFLISERVNVDPRNVHTYIMGEHGDSELAAWSLTSVAGVDVKEFCDQCKRCDIRGVGKQELYEETKNAAYDIILKKGATYYAIALAVSRIVEAILRDERSILTVSSLFHGEYGIEDVCLSAPTVVDRSGASHVLEVKLDQKEKKALQQSAATLKDLTRQIGF; this is encoded by the coding sequence TTGATCAAAGGAAAAATTTCAATCATCGGGGCGGGATTTGTGGGATCCACCACCGCCTATACCCTGATGATCAACGGATTGGCGTCGGAGATCGTACTGGTGGATTTGGACCGGGAAAAGGCAGAAAGCGACGCTATGGATATGAATCACGGCATGAGTTTTTTATCACCGGTCAAGGTGACGGCCGGGGACTACAGTGCAGTAAAAGGGTCGGATATCATCATTATCACCGCCGGCGTCAGTCAGAAGCCGGGGGAGAGCCGCATCGATCTGCTCAAACGGAATGCACAGATTTTCCGTGACATTGTCGGACAACTGAAGCCCTACAGCGGGGATAACACCATTTGGCTGATTGTCACCAACCCTGTGGACATTCTTACCACCATCACCTGTAAGCTGTCGGGACTGCCCTACAATAGAGTCATCGGATCAGGCACGGTGTTGGATACCGCCCGTCTAAAATTTCTCATCAGCGAGCGTGTCAACGTGGATCCCCGCAACGTCCATACCTATATCATGGGGGAACACGGCGATTCCGAATTGGCGGCCTGGAGCCTGACAAGTGTAGCCGGTGTGGACGTCAAAGAATTTTGCGACCAGTGCAAACGCTGTGACATCCGCGGCGTAGGCAAACAGGAGCTGTATGAGGAGACAAAAAATGCCGCTTATGACATTATACTCAAAAAGGGAGCCACTTATTATGCCATTGCCCTGGCAGTCAGCCGCATTGTGGAAGCCATCCTTCGGGATGAACGTTCCATTTTGACGGTATCCAGTCTCTTCCACGGAGAGTACGGCATTGAGGATGTATGTCTCAGTGCCCCCACAGTGGTGGACCGCAGCGGTGCATCCCATGTACTTGAAGTCAAACTGGATCAAAAGGAGAAGAAGGCGCTGCAGCAGTCAGCGGCCACGCTTAAAGATTTGACGCGGCAGATCGGGTTCTGA
- a CDS encoding chromate transporter gives MTYLLLFYEFFKTGLFAIGGGLATLPFLYEMADQYPQWFDQSMLADMIAISESTPGPIGVNMATYAGYHAGGVLGSIVATAALVLPSIIIILLIAKFLSKFSENKLVQSSFYGLRPTVTALIAAAGFEVVKVSILTLDQFTASWNVVDLFDVKALILFAVLMIASLLLKGKGHPVLYIAAAAVVGVIFKF, from the coding sequence ATGACCTATTTACTTCTTTTCTATGAATTCTTTAAGACCGGGTTATTTGCCATCGGCGGAGGACTAGCAACGCTTCCGTTCCTTTACGAGATGGCCGATCAATATCCCCAGTGGTTTGACCAGTCTATGCTGGCCGATATGATTGCCATCTCAGAATCCACTCCCGGACCCATCGGCGTCAATATGGCCACCTACGCCGGATACCATGCAGGAGGCGTTCTGGGAAGTATTGTGGCTACAGCAGCGTTGGTTCTTCCTTCGATTATTATCATTTTACTCATCGCTAAATTTCTCAGTAAGTTCAGCGAGAATAAATTGGTGCAGTCTTCCTTTTATGGCCTGCGTCCCACTGTGACGGCTTTAATCGCCGCTGCTGGCTTTGAAGTGGTAAAGGTGTCCATTCTCACCTTGGATCAATTTACCGCTTCCTGGAACGTTGTAGACCTGTTTGACGTCAAAGCATTGATTTTATTTGCTGTTTTGATGATAGCTTCTTTGCTGCTCAAGGGAAAAGGGCATCCGGTGCTTTATATAGCTGCAGCTGCTGTGGTAGGTGTTATTTTTAAATTCTAA
- a CDS encoding ABC transporter ATP-binding protein — protein MLAVSHLTKRYSSALANADISFVVQPGEVSVLLGPNGAGKSTAVKCIVGLLRFEGEITVCGHPNKSLEAKRVLGYVPEMPALYELLTVEEHLEFIARAYELKDWKPWAQTLMDRFELTDKKDKLGSELSKGMQQKVSICAALLPVPKVILFDEPMVGLDPHAIKELKKLFLELKQGGCSVIISTHMLDSVDELWDSAHIMMGGRIAASRTREEIERQNENLEDLFFQITEGGSK, from the coding sequence ATGCTAGCCGTCTCTCATCTGACCAAACGGTATTCTTCCGCATTGGCCAACGCTGATATTTCTTTTGTCGTCCAGCCGGGCGAGGTGTCTGTCCTGCTGGGACCCAACGGCGCCGGCAAATCCACTGCCGTCAAGTGCATTGTGGGACTTCTCCGCTTTGAGGGGGAGATCACGGTGTGCGGCCATCCTAACAAATCGCTGGAGGCCAAACGGGTGCTGGGATATGTGCCGGAAATGCCGGCCCTTTATGAACTCCTTACAGTGGAAGAACATCTGGAATTCATCGCCCGTGCCTATGAGCTCAAAGACTGGAAGCCATGGGCTCAGACGCTGATGGACCGTTTCGAGCTGACAGACAAAAAGGATAAGCTGGGCAGTGAATTATCCAAAGGCATGCAGCAAAAGGTAAGCATCTGTGCGGCGTTATTGCCGGTACCTAAGGTGATCTTATTTGACGAACCTATGGTGGGCTTGGATCCACACGCCATCAAGGAACTGAAAAAGCTGTTTTTGGAACTCAAACAGGGCGGATGCTCGGTCATTATCTCCACCCATATGCTGGACAGCGTGGATGAATTGTGGGATTCGGCCCACATCATGATGGGCGGACGTATTGCCGCTTCCCGCACAAGGGAGGAAATTGAACGCCAAAATGAGAACTTGGAGGATCTGTTCTTCCAGATCACCGAGGGGGGTTCCAAATGA
- the murD gene encoding UDP-N-acetylmuramoyl-L-alanine--D-glutamate ligase, translating into MESILSNYLKRFCGKRVAVVGLGISNTPLIQLLLDAGAQVIGCDKRDLAALGEKASQLQEAGVQLKLGEDYLSSIQADVIFRTPGLSYTLPELQEYRKQGVAITSEMELFFDVCPATLIGVTGSDGKTTTTTLIAEMLKAAGKTVYLGGNIGAPLLPQTDQMKPEDYAVVELSSFQLMSMRRSPDIAVVTNLSPNHLDIHKTMEEYIDAKKNILLHQNGLSRSVLNLDNDITASFASLTRGDILFFSRKQALESGAYAAPDGTLCLSRNGQKTAVMKESDILIPGKHNVENYLAAMAAVWGIVDPETMVQVARSFAGVEHRIELVRQKDGVRWYNDSIASSPTRTIAGLLSFDQRVILIAGGYDKDIPFDALGPKIVERVKCLILMGATADKIEASVKASPGWSSDTTPILRVNNMEEAVDAAHKVVKSGDIVTLSPACASFDLYPNFAARGRHFKELVKAL; encoded by the coding sequence ATGGAGAGCATTCTTTCAAATTATTTGAAACGGTTTTGCGGCAAACGAGTCGCCGTAGTGGGATTGGGCATCAGCAATACCCCTTTGATCCAACTTCTTTTAGATGCAGGTGCTCAGGTTATCGGCTGCGACAAACGGGATCTCGCCGCGTTAGGCGAAAAAGCCTCCCAGTTGCAGGAGGCAGGTGTCCAACTGAAATTGGGGGAGGATTATCTCTCCTCCATCCAGGCCGACGTCATTTTCCGCACTCCCGGCCTCTCCTATACTCTGCCCGAGCTTCAGGAATATCGCAAACAGGGCGTAGCTATCACCTCTGAAATGGAACTTTTCTTCGACGTCTGTCCCGCTACCCTCATCGGCGTCACCGGGTCAGACGGCAAAACCACCACCACCACCCTCATCGCCGAAATGCTGAAGGCCGCCGGTAAGACGGTTTATCTGGGCGGCAACATCGGCGCTCCCCTCCTCCCTCAAACCGATCAGATGAAGCCGGAGGATTACGCTGTGGTGGAACTTTCCTCCTTCCAGCTTATGTCCATGCGCCGCAGTCCGGACATCGCCGTGGTGACCAACCTCTCTCCCAATCATCTGGACATCCACAAGACCATGGAGGAATATATCGACGCCAAGAAAAATATCCTTCTCCATCAAAATGGCCTGAGCCGTTCGGTGCTCAATCTGGATAACGATATCACCGCTTCCTTTGCCTCCCTCACCAGAGGGGATATCCTCTTTTTCTCCCGTAAGCAGGCGTTGGAATCCGGGGCCTATGCCGCGCCCGACGGGACGTTATGCCTCTCCCGCAACGGGCAGAAAACAGCGGTCATGAAGGAATCGGATATTCTCATCCCCGGCAAACACAACGTGGAGAATTATCTGGCAGCCATGGCGGCGGTATGGGGAATCGTCGATCCTGAGACCATGGTGCAGGTGGCCCGCTCCTTTGCAGGGGTAGAGCACCGCATTGAGTTGGTCCGCCAAAAGGACGGGGTACGGTGGTACAACGATTCCATTGCCTCCAGTCCCACACGCACCATCGCGGGACTTTTATCCTTTGACCAGCGGGTGATTCTGATTGCCGGTGGGTATGATAAGGATATCCCCTTTGACGCCCTAGGTCCTAAGATTGTGGAACGTGTCAAATGCCTGATCCTCATGGGCGCTACGGCTGACAAGATCGAGGCGTCGGTCAAGGCAAGTCCTGGCTGGAGCAGCGATACCACCCCCATCCTGCGGGTAAACAATATGGAGGAGGCGGTGGACGCCGCACACAAAGTAGTCAAATCCGGCGATATCGTCACCCTGTCCCCCGCCTGCGCAAGCTTTGATCTATATCCCAACTTTGCCGCCAGAGGCAGGCATTTTAAGGAGCTTGTCAAAGCCCTATAG
- a CDS encoding G5 domain-containing protein, with translation MTDKKRVTERMSKILKSRMSAVIVLATACAAVFILAAYNVQTVTIFDGNNSHSIATTNQDTDAVLELAGVSVSDKDYVDSRDTNTGDREITILRANEVPSSPVNAVTADAKSVSVSYYGMLAEYGSGDETDDTVEYRTIEVEKEIPFEQVERTSDSLPKGTRKLETSGQNGVAATVYKQKIVGGRVVESILEGDVVKQEPVDEVTLVGTYVYTPVTTSSTVSQLDASSVALDANGMPISYKKIITGSATAYNGPGKFTASGRPAMKGHVAVDPREIPYGTRLYIVSADGKFNYGYCIAADTGGFIYNSDTVVDLFFDTYAECAQFGRRDVIIYVL, from the coding sequence ATGACAGACAAGAAACGTGTAACAGAGCGGATGTCTAAGATCCTAAAGAGCCGGATGTCTGCCGTTATTGTTCTCGCGACTGCTTGTGCCGCTGTCTTTATTCTAGCAGCTTACAATGTACAGACCGTCACGATTTTTGACGGTAACAATTCTCATTCCATCGCCACCACCAATCAGGATACCGATGCTGTGCTGGAGCTGGCGGGTGTGTCTGTCTCCGACAAGGACTATGTAGACAGCCGCGATACCAACACCGGCGACCGCGAGATCACCATCCTGCGCGCCAACGAAGTTCCTTCTTCCCCGGTCAACGCCGTGACTGCCGATGCCAAATCGGTGAGCGTCTCTTATTACGGCATGCTGGCTGAGTACGGCAGCGGCGACGAGACCGACGATACGGTGGAGTATAGAACCATCGAAGTGGAAAAAGAGATCCCCTTTGAGCAGGTGGAGCGCACCAGCGATTCCCTCCCCAAGGGCACCCGTAAGCTGGAGACCAGCGGTCAGAACGGCGTAGCTGCCACTGTCTATAAGCAGAAGATCGTCGGCGGCCGTGTGGTAGAGTCGATCCTGGAAGGCGATGTGGTCAAGCAGGAGCCTGTAGATGAGGTCACTTTGGTGGGCACTTATGTGTACACCCCTGTCACCACCAGTTCCACTGTCTCCCAGCTGGACGCTTCCTCCGTGGCTCTGGATGCCAACGGTATGCCTATCTCGTACAAGAAGATTATCACCGGTTCAGCCACGGCTTACAACGGCCCCGGTAAGTTTACCGCCAGCGGCCGTCCCGCTATGAAGGGACATGTTGCAGTTGACCCCCGTGAGATCCCCTATGGCACCCGGCTTTACATCGTGTCAGCCGATGGTAAATTCAACTACGGCTATTGCATCGCTGCAGATACCGGCGGGTTTATCTACAACAGCGATACGGTGGTAGACCTGTTCTTCGACACCTATGCGGAATGCGCCCAATTCGGCCGCCGCGACGTAATTATTTACGTCCTGTAA
- a CDS encoding M20/M25/M40 family metallo-hydrolase, with protein sequence MDTKQLLFDLCAPSGPAGREGEAAEKAAELLSQFASVRRDALGNVLGHLGDPNAPRHILLDAHIDEIGLVVISLSDGFLKVGKAGGVDIRTLPAHEVVIWGRKPIPGLFCATPPHLSKDSDRSKFSPLDEMMVDTGLTADQLKDLVQPGDRVTLKRNSKNLLDDRITCGALDDRAGVASLLKCVSLLPGLKKTQVTVLFSVQEEVGQAGAITGSFGVDATEAIAVDVSFAMSPGCPSHKCGKLGDGVMIGYSPILSRPMFERLVSLSKEEDIPYQTEIMGGDTGTNADYIAISRTGIPCGLLSIPQRYMHTACEVVDVHDVDAVAKLLAAYIVKGDA encoded by the coding sequence ATGGATACCAAACAGCTTTTATTTGATCTATGCGCCCCGTCCGGCCCGGCTGGCCGGGAAGGAGAGGCCGCCGAAAAGGCAGCAGAGCTTCTCTCTCAGTTTGCCTCTGTGCGTCGGGATGCTTTGGGAAACGTACTGGGTCACCTGGGAGATCCAAATGCGCCCCGTCACATCCTGCTGGACGCACATATCGATGAAATTGGATTGGTGGTCATCAGCCTTTCCGACGGATTTCTGAAGGTGGGCAAGGCCGGCGGGGTGGATATCCGCACCCTCCCAGCCCACGAAGTGGTTATTTGGGGACGCAAGCCCATTCCCGGACTGTTCTGTGCTACCCCTCCCCATCTCAGCAAAGACAGCGACCGCAGCAAATTCTCCCCCCTGGACGAAATGATGGTGGACACCGGTCTCACCGCCGATCAGCTCAAGGATCTGGTTCAGCCGGGAGACCGTGTCACGTTGAAACGAAATTCGAAAAATCTGCTTGATGATCGCATCACCTGCGGGGCATTGGACGACCGAGCGGGAGTGGCCTCCCTGCTCAAATGCGTCTCCCTGTTGCCGGGGCTCAAAAAAACGCAGGTGACGGTTCTCTTCAGCGTCCAGGAAGAGGTGGGACAGGCCGGCGCCATCACCGGCAGCTTCGGCGTGGACGCCACCGAAGCCATCGCCGTGGACGTCAGCTTCGCCATGAGTCCCGGATGCCCCTCCCACAAATGCGGCAAGCTGGGGGACGGGGTTATGATCGGGTATTCGCCTATTCTTTCCCGTCCCATGTTCGAGAGACTGGTGTCGCTATCCAAAGAGGAGGATATCCCCTACCAGACCGAGATTATGGGGGGAGACACCGGCACCAACGCCGATTATATCGCCATCTCCCGCACCGGCATCCCCTGCGGCCTATTGTCCATCCCCCAGCGGTACATGCACACCGCCTGCGAAGTGGTGGATGTCCATGACGTAGACGCCGTCGCTAAGTTGCTGGCCGCCTATATCGTGAAAGGGGATGCTTGA
- a CDS encoding zinc-ribbon domain-containing protein has protein sequence MFFVGIALLLISLVLAIGSQVMLALCIYNDAKARGDQNAVLFAVLSGVLGVIPAIIYLVLRSNSGPDTALMCPNCGVVLPQGASHCPSCGMPHPKARIIPPDANVRSKRAKGLLIGWIVSLVLSIVLIVVSVVFMGMGAFSLAQDYNSNSYHYSYNYNDSLDRYLNDYYY, from the coding sequence ATGTTTTTTGTCGGTATTGCTCTATTGCTGATCAGCTTGGTGCTGGCCATAGGGTCCCAGGTGATGCTGGCCCTCTGCATCTATAACGATGCCAAAGCCCGCGGCGATCAGAACGCCGTCCTATTCGCCGTATTGTCAGGCGTGCTGGGGGTTATCCCGGCCATTATTTATCTGGTCCTGCGCTCCAATTCCGGCCCTGATACCGCTCTGATGTGCCCCAACTGCGGCGTCGTGCTTCCCCAAGGTGCTTCCCATTGCCCCAGCTGCGGTATGCCCCATCCCAAAGCCCGTATCATCCCTCCGGATGCTAACGTCCGTTCCAAACGGGCCAAGGGCCTGTTGATTGGTTGGATTGTATCCCTTGTATTATCCATTGTGTTGATTGTCGTAAGCGTTGTATTTATGGGAATGGGTGCTTTCTCTTTGGCCCAAGATTATAATTCCAACTCTTATCATTACTCGTATAACTATAACGATTCTCTGGACCGTTATCTTAATGATTACTACTATTGA
- a CDS encoding chromate transporter, with translation MWTLFWTFCRIGVLTFGGGYAMLPMIQKEVVEKHKWATDEEVMDYFAIGQCTPGVIAVNTATFIGYKYGGVLGGFVATAGVVFPSLIIIMVIAAFISNFAHLEWVQHAFAGIRVAVSVLIVNAIVKLWKTGVKDWIGILIFAVSLILTLALDLSPIILVVASMLVGIFIKRERKPRKGGDKA, from the coding sequence ATGTGGACGTTGTTTTGGACCTTCTGTCGGATAGGGGTACTGACGTTCGGCGGCGGATACGCCATGCTTCCTATGATTCAAAAGGAAGTGGTGGAAAAACACAAATGGGCCACGGACGAAGAGGTTATGGACTATTTTGCCATTGGCCAATGTACGCCTGGCGTCATTGCTGTCAATACGGCCACCTTTATCGGGTATAAGTATGGGGGTGTCTTAGGGGGATTTGTAGCCACAGCCGGCGTGGTATTTCCTTCCCTGATTATCATAATGGTCATTGCCGCTTTCATCAGTAATTTTGCCCATTTGGAGTGGGTACAGCACGCCTTTGCTGGGATCCGTGTGGCTGTATCGGTGCTGATTGTCAATGCCATTGTGAAATTGTGGAAAACCGGCGTCAAAGACTGGATTGGTATCCTTATTTTTGCTGTGTCTTTGATCTTAACTTTGGCATTGGATCTTTCGCCCATTATCTTGGTTGTGGCATCTATGCTGGTGGGGATCTTTATCAAGCGGGAGAGAAAACCAAGGAAAGGGGGAGATAAGGCATGA
- a CDS encoding putative ABC exporter domain-containing protein, producing the protein MNALVYLPVTSIKNSIKQLKNKPSRLVGYLVVACIFVMLLFTSFLSPEPDREDFPQADIHLFGVIVIALGLLFFGLYVYQGLSRGSSFFSLPDANLLFCAPVSPKRILVYGLLKQMGVTILASVFIVFQLPNLRNFFGLGADSLVYIFIGYVLMLFLGNLFCIWLYSTVSQSPSRKKVVKVILAALAAAVLIWFGVEAASTKDLYGSVIKVFDSFALTCIPIMGWIKGFIMAAIAGSWVEAIIWLVLSLAGGGLMILGVLRSDADYYEDILLSTETTYQTKQAQKEGNLNMSMGKAKVRKGDTGLKGGKGASTLFYRRLRENRKKHILWMDGVSLVYLAIALLFGFIFREEMQAGDLFPPLFILGMSAYMGIIFSCTTGFVKEITKPYIYLIPQSPFQKLLWSAAYDCLKPFGDALLVYGVLALAGGCPPLTAISCGLTFGSFSSLYACCNILMQRIFGSGSGKSAASRLTKGQGMLFLLYMLAVMILLVPGIVVSVIVSFALPSSIQALGVLALFVWNMGLSAVVLVLSRNVLNNMES; encoded by the coding sequence ATGAACGCTCTGGTTTACCTTCCTGTTACTTCTATTAAAAACAGCATCAAACAGTTAAAAAATAAGCCTTCCCGTCTGGTAGGTTATCTGGTGGTGGCCTGTATCTTTGTGATGCTGTTGTTTACCTCTTTCCTCAGCCCGGAACCCGACCGTGAGGATTTCCCTCAGGCAGATATCCATTTGTTCGGTGTTATCGTCATAGCCCTGGGACTTTTGTTCTTTGGCCTTTACGTCTACCAGGGCCTCTCCCGGGGCAGCAGTTTCTTCTCCCTGCCGGACGCTAATCTGTTATTCTGTGCGCCGGTCTCTCCAAAACGCATTCTGGTGTACGGCCTCTTAAAACAGATGGGGGTTACGATCCTGGCCAGTGTCTTTATTGTATTCCAGCTCCCCAATCTGCGCAACTTCTTCGGCTTAGGCGCTGATTCCTTAGTTTATATCTTTATCGGATATGTACTCATGCTGTTTCTGGGCAACCTCTTCTGTATCTGGCTTTACTCCACGGTCAGCCAATCCCCTTCCCGCAAAAAGGTTGTCAAAGTCATCCTGGCAGCTCTGGCGGCGGCAGTTCTGATCTGGTTCGGTGTGGAGGCCGCTTCGACCAAGGATCTCTATGGATCGGTCATCAAGGTATTCGATTCCTTTGCCCTGACCTGTATCCCCATTATGGGGTGGATCAAAGGTTTTATCATGGCGGCTATCGCCGGATCCTGGGTGGAAGCAATCATCTGGCTTGTCTTATCCCTGGCGGGCGGCGGTCTGATGATCCTAGGTGTCCTGCGTTCCGACGCCGACTATTATGAAGATATCCTGCTGTCCACCGAGACCACCTATCAGACCAAGCAGGCCCAAAAAGAGGGCAATCTCAATATGAGTATGGGAAAAGCCAAGGTCCGGAAAGGCGATACCGGCCTCAAAGGCGGAAAGGGCGCTTCTACTCTATTTTACCGCAGGCTCCGGGAAAACCGGAAAAAACATATCCTCTGGATGGACGGCGTCAGTCTCGTCTATCTGGCCATCGCTTTGTTGTTCGGCTTCATTTTCCGGGAGGAAATGCAGGCGGGCGATCTCTTCCCTCCCCTCTTTATTTTAGGCATGTCGGCTTATATGGGCATTATTTTCAGCTGTACCACCGGCTTTGTCAAAGAGATCACCAAGCCCTATATCTACCTGATCCCTCAATCCCCATTTCAGAAACTGTTGTGGTCGGCAGCTTATGACTGTCTCAAACCCTTCGGCGATGCCCTTCTGGTTTACGGCGTGTTAGCGCTGGCGGGCGGATGTCCCCCCCTGACAGCCATATCCTGCGGCTTGACCTTCGGCAGTTTCTCCTCCCTCTATGCCTGCTGCAACATCTTGATGCAGCGCATCTTTGGATCGGGTTCCGGCAAAAGCGCCGCTTCCCGTCTCACCAAGGGCCAGGGCATGCTGTTTTTGCTCTACATGCTGGCTGTAATGATCCTTTTGGTCCCAGGTATTGTAGTGAGCGTTATCGTATCCTTTGCCCTCCCCTCCAGTATCCAGGCCCTGGGTGTTTTGGCCCTGTTCGTATGGAATATGGGGCTTTCGGCAGTGGTACTGGTCCTCAGCCGCAACGTACTGAATAACATGGAATCCTAA
- a CDS encoding glutamate-5-semialdehyde dehydrogenase codes for MYDLIPLGKRAKEAARILATASTSQKNKALLCVADALVSQMDGILTANRQDLDAGREAGLRPSLLDRLSLSEDRIRGMAEGVRKVAALPDPVGQQLEGKTLENGLKMTKIRVPMGVIGIIYEARPNVTSDAAALCIKAGNAVILRGGKEAFHSNLAICRVMRDAFQQAGLPQDCVQLIEDTSRETATAFMRLNGYLDVLIPRGGGGLIRSVVENATVPVIETGVGNCHVYVEHTADLHMATDIIFNAKTSRPSVCNAIETVLVDREIASQALPMIYEKLKEKSVEVRGCPETLQILPDAVPASEEDWGTEYLDYILSVKVVDGIDEAIDHITQYGSGHSECIVTSNYFAAQTFTDHVDAAAVYVNASTRFTDGEQLGMGAEIGISTQKLHARGPMGLPELTTCKFIIQGCGQIR; via the coding sequence ATGTATGATCTTATCCCCTTGGGAAAACGGGCTAAAGAAGCGGCCCGTATCCTAGCCACTGCCTCTACATCTCAGAAAAACAAGGCCCTTCTTTGTGTGGCCGATGCTCTTGTATCCCAGATGGACGGCATTCTCACAGCCAACCGCCAGGATCTGGATGCCGGACGTGAAGCCGGGCTTCGGCCCTCCCTGCTGGACCGGTTGAGCCTCAGCGAAGACCGCATCCGTGGTATGGCGGAAGGTGTGCGCAAAGTGGCCGCCTTGCCCGATCCGGTGGGACAGCAATTGGAAGGCAAGACGCTGGAAAATGGTCTGAAAATGACAAAGATCCGTGTACCTATGGGGGTGATCGGCATCATTTATGAAGCCCGCCCCAATGTTACATCAGATGCCGCCGCACTGTGTATCAAGGCGGGCAATGCCGTCATTTTGCGAGGCGGCAAGGAGGCTTTCCATTCCAATCTAGCCATCTGCCGCGTCATGCGGGATGCTTTTCAGCAGGCCGGATTGCCGCAGGACTGCGTGCAGCTTATCGAGGATACTTCCCGAGAAACTGCCACGGCTTTCATGCGTCTCAACGGCTATTTGGACGTACTGATCCCCAGGGGCGGCGGCGGCCTGATCCGTTCGGTGGTGGAAAATGCCACTGTACCGGTCATTGAAACCGGTGTAGGAAACTGTCATGTGTATGTAGAACATACAGCTGACCTTCACATGGCTACAGATATCATCTTTAACGCCAAAACATCACGGCCTTCGGTATGCAATGCCATTGAAACTGTGCTGGTTGACCGCGAAATTGCCTCCCAGGCCTTACCGATGATCTATGAGAAACTCAAAGAGAAATCGGTAGAAGTGCGGGGATGCCCGGAAACCCTTCAGATTCTCCCCGATGCTGTACCTGCTTCCGAAGAGGATTGGGGAACAGAATATTTGGACTATATTTTATCGGTCAAAGTGGTGGACGGCATCGATGAGGCCATCGACCACATCACACAATACGGCAGCGGCCACAGCGAATGCATCGTGACTTCCAACTATTTTGCCGCCCAGACATTCACCGATCATGTGGATGCAGCGGCGGTATACGTCAATGCTTCCACCCGGTTCACCGACGGCGAACAACTGGGGATGGGGGCTGAAATCGGCATCTCCACCCAAAAATTGCACGCCCGCGGACCCATGGGTCTGCCGGAATTGACCACCTGTAAATTTATCATCCAGGGCTGCGGACAAATCCGCTGA
- a CDS encoding M42 family metallopeptidase, translating to MMELLKQLCEIPGISGREERVRTFLMEAIGDKAQCKVDALGNLLVHKEGKSRGIKRVLLDAHMDEVGFLITHVDEEGFLRFTTVGGIDSKVLLGKHVLVGDNLLPGVIAGKPIHLLKADERDKAVDASDLRIDIGASSKEQAEQVVHPGDMAVWDTSFEKMGNLLKGRALDNRAGCAMLLKLVLGEVPYDLDVVFSVQEEIGLHGAKTAAFALTPDLSIVVDTTTAADLSGVPEEKKVCRLGSGPAISFMDLRTMYDKSLYDAAFSMAKRLNIPCQPKASVSGGNNAGAIHQSGTGVRTLALSTPCRYLHSPAGLICEDDLTNGLILVRELSAAMASGQL from the coding sequence ATGATGGAACTGCTAAAACAGCTTTGTGAGATCCCGGGAATCTCCGGCCGGGAAGAACGGGTCAGGACATTCCTGATGGAGGCCATCGGGGACAAGGCCCAATGTAAGGTGGACGCCCTGGGAAATCTCCTGGTGCACAAGGAGGGCAAAAGCCGCGGCATCAAACGGGTCTTATTGGACGCCCACATGGATGAGGTGGGATTTCTCATCACCCATGTGGATGAAGAGGGTTTCTTACGTTTTACCACGGTAGGCGGCATTGATTCCAAAGTGCTGCTGGGCAAGCACGTGCTGGTGGGGGACAACCTCCTCCCCGGCGTCATCGCGGGAAAGCCCATCCATCTGCTGAAGGCCGATGAACGGGACAAAGCGGTAGACGCTAGTGATCTGCGCATCGATATCGGTGCCTCGTCCAAAGAGCAGGCGGAGCAGGTCGTTCATCCCGGAGACATGGCTGTATGGGACACCTCCTTTGAAAAGATGGGCAATCTCCTCAAAGGCCGTGCTTTGGATAACCGCGCCGGTTGCGCCATGCTGTTAAAGCTGGTGCTGGGAGAGGTCCCCTATGACTTGGATGTGGTATTCTCGGTCCAGGAGGAGATCGGCCTCCACGGTGCTAAGACGGCCGCCTTCGCATTAACTCCCGATCTGAGCATCGTAGTGGACACCACCACTGCCGCCGATCTATCTGGCGTTCCGGAGGAAAAGAAGGTGTGCCGCCTGGGATCAGGTCCTGCCATCTCGTTTATGGATCTTCGCACCATGTATGACAAATCCCTTTATGACGCCGCTTTTTCCATGGCAAAACGTCTGAACATCCCCTGTCAGCCCAAGGCGTCGGTATCGGGAGGAAACAACGCCGGGGCCATCCATCAAAGCGGGACGGGTGTGCGTACTCTGGCCCTGTCCACCCCCTGCCGGTATCTCCACTCCCCGGCCGGGCTGATCTGTGAAGACGACCTGACAAACGGTCTCATTTTGGTGCGGGAGCTGTCAGCTGCAATGGCATCTGGTCAGCTTTGA